Proteins co-encoded in one Aspergillus flavus chromosome 2, complete sequence genomic window:
- a CDS encoding serine/threonine protein kinase, which translates to MASRRSRSPSTPSEGEIIESGSETKATTSHFPLNGNSVDRPTRASTSPAPRSPASLSSRSSRRRRSRTRSRSRSRSPYRSYRGHKRRLDDDFDDRRFRNDISRRGGYPYDDRYYDRGSSHRRPRPYHDYDREEDYGGGLRYSDDYDRRRDKRPRTRSRTPPYREVRKPRQYSGDEWETPREESVASKDARRRSSTEQLVSERGQTPVARDSKGDTETRTNQVQQGSGDTMSLTEESTNATVQDAHREPQPAEPIDEATQLEARRKRREAIRAKYRGQATPLRLQALHIAGDGASSTPNSEPVATNNAASDSQLSASETPNDSTGEAFSDFKIGNVADLVNDDAPVDGTDKDEPSAADYDPTLDMKAERERHTSADVSAASYDETQTTKQDVLIPDAVPVQQEQPKAKDPYDMFAEDDDDMFAEETQDTTQPAHASAVPAVPQPQELDISMMDNWDDPEGYYNVRLGELINGRYHVQQNLGKGMFSSVVRATDSKTGKLVAVKIIRQNDTMRKAGMKEIGILEQLREADPDDKKHIIKFERYFDHKGHLCMVFENLSMNLREVLKKFGRDVGLNLMAIRAYAQQIFLGLSLLRKCNILHADLKPDNLLVNEQRNILKVCDLGSASSTTENEITPYLVSRFYRAPEIILGIPYDQAIDVWSIGCTLFELYTGKILFTGRNNNQMLRSIMECRGKYPPKLLRKGSLTHMHFDDMLNFHSTEEDKITGRLVTRVVDFKKPTRDLKTRLMGKGTRGMTDSEAKELALFVDLLDRCLSLNPEKRCTPAEALKHPFISRPKA; encoded by the exons ATGGCTTCACGTCGGTCGAGGTCTCCATCGACCCCTTCTGAGGGTGAGATCATCGAATCAGGTTCAGAGACGAAGGCAACTACGTCGCACTTTCCTCTTAATGGCAACAGCGTTGACCGTCCCACCAGAGCCAGTACATCACCGGCGCCCAGATCTCCAGCATCTCTAAGCAGCAGATCGTCTCGTCGCCGGAGATCGAGGACGAGATCGCGTTCCCGGTCCCGCTCTCCCTACCGAAGCTACAGAGGACATAAGCGTCGACTTGACGATGATTTTGATGATCGACGGTTCCGGAACGACATCTCGCGACGCGGCGGATACCCGTACGATGATCGGTACTATGATCGTGGTTCCTCACATAGACGGCCAAGACCCTATCACGACTATGATCGGGAGGAAGATTATGGCGGTGGTCTTCGATACAGCGATGACTATGACCGACGTCGGGATAAGCGCCCTCGTACTCGAAGCCGAACACCACCGTACCGCGAAGTCCGGAAACCTAGACAATACTCGGGTGACGAGTGGGAAACTCCTAGGGAGGAAAGTGTAGCTTCCAAGGATGCTAGAAGAAGGTCGTCTACTGAACAGTTAGTGAGCGAACGAGGGCAAACACCCGTCGCTCGAGATTCTAAAGGTGATACTGAAACTCGAACGAATCAGGTGCAGCAAGGTTCTGGAGATACCATGTCGCTTACTGAAGAAAG CACAAACGCAACGGTTCAAGACGCCCACAGAGAGCCTCAACCGGCCGAGCCGATTGACGAAGCGACCCAATTGGAGGCTCGTCGGAAACGGCGTGAGGCTATCAGAGCTAAGTATAGAGGCCAGGCTACGCCTTTACGTTTACAGGCACTCCATATCGCAGGCGATGGGGCCTCGTCTACACCTAATAGCGAGCCGGTTGCAACCAACAACGCAGCGTCAG ACTCGCAACTGTCAGCTTCCGAAACACCAAACGACAGCACTGGAGAGGCGTTCTCCGACTTCAAGATCGGCAACGTTGCTGACTTAGTTAATGATGATGCTCCCGTGGATGGAACTGATAAAGATGAACCTTCTGCAGCGGACTATGACCCCACCCTTGACATGAAAGCTGAGAGGGAAAGGCATACAAGTGCGGACGTTTCTGCGGCGTCATACGACGAGACTCAGACCACCAAACAAGATGTTCTAATCCCCGATGCTGTTCCAGTGCAGCAAGAACAGCCTAAGGCGAAGGATCCATACGACATGTTtgcagaggatgatgatgatatgtTTGCCGAAGAAACACAGGATACAACACAGCCAGCGCACGCATCGGCCGTGCCGGCCGTGCCTCAGCCACAGGAGCTCGATATCAGCATGATGGACAATTGGGACGATCCGGAAGGATACTACAATGTGCGTCTTGGTGAGTTGATCAATGGGCGGTATCATGTACAGCAGAACCTCGGCAAAGGAATGTTCTCATCGGTCGTACGCGCGACCGACTCGAAAACTGGTAAGCTGGTTGCAGTCAAAATCATTCGACAGAACGACACCATGAGGAAGGCAGGTATGAAGGAAATTGGCATCTTGGAACAGCTTCGTGAAGCCGACCCCGACGATAAGAAGCACATTATCAAATTCGAACGCTATTTCGATCACAAGGGACACCTCTGCATGGTTTTTGAGAATCTCAGCATGAACTTGCGCGAGGTCTTGAAGAAATTTGGACGAGATGTTGGGTTGAACTTAATGGCGATCCGGGCGTATGCACAGCAGATCTTCCTCGGGCTAAGTTTGCTTCGGAAGTGTAATATCCTCCATGCGGACTTGAAACCCGACAATCTGTTGGTAAATGAACAGCGAAACATTCTCAAGGTCTGTGACTTGGGCTCTGCATCCTCGACTACGGAGAACGAAATTACACCGTACCTTGTGAGTCGGTTCTACCGAGCCCCGGAGATCATCCTGGGAATTCCCTACGATCAGGCCATTGATGTATGGTCCATTGGCTGTACGCTGTTCGAATTGTACACGGGCAAGATTCTGTTTACGGGGCGGAATAACAACCAGATGCTACGGTCGATCATGGAATGTCGCGGCAAATACCCACCCAAGCTTCTGCGAAAGGGATCGCTGACGCACATGCATTTTGACGACATGTTAAATTTCCACAGCACcgaagaagacaagatcACAGGGCGTCTGGTCACGCGGGTGGTTGACTTCAAAAAGCCCACTCGGGATCTGAAAACAAGGCTGATGGGCAAAGGTACTCGCGGAATGACGGACAGCGAGGCAAAGGAGCTGGCACTGTTTGTGGATCTGCTGGATCGCTGTTTGAGTCTCAACCCGGAGAAGCGGTGCACGCCGGCTGAGGCTCTGAAGCATCCGTTCATTTCGCGGCCGAAGGCTTAG